The genome window aaattgaaaatattgaagattaTTATGACTTTcggcaaatatatttaaaggcTTTAATTAGTTCTGTTTTAAGAAAATCAACTCAAGTATATGAGCTTATTCCTTATATGCACTAACCTCATATCAGCATATTTTAATCTTCAATAACAGAACTCATTTATGTACATGTTTGTTATTAGTTTCACATGGAATTGTATGTcaccattattattttaaatttatgattgagaattcaaatgctttatttCATATAGTTAATGCCAATAAGATGGCTTCATGATAGTGTCTGGAATTGTATTGACTCCATTTTTGATGAGCCATTATTTATTGGTAAATCATCTAAAAGTTTAAATCAGATTCAAGTTAATGATATTCAGAAACTGAATTTCATTCCAAGGCATCATAATAACATTCAAGAAGTTCAGATTTGGCaacatatacaaaaaaaattgaatatagtAGACTTATAGGACATTTCAAACGAGCTTTGGATTATTCATTGAAAGATAATGACCAAAAGAATTTGGACGATATTTTATTAGCTTATACTATTCATGAAAAAGAACAAAAGCAAATGACAGGTTACAATCAGAAAGAAGAAATGTCGTtcttaatgataatataaatttggatAATGAGATGAAGTTATCTGATGGGCGTGTTTATGATGTAAATGATATTATAGATCCAATAAAACATCAAGGTAAAGAACAAAGGTAGACCTAATACTAAACGATTTAAGActtataatgaagaaaaaaacaaagtgaatcaaaaagaaaatgtgtACAAGATGGATGGTAAtgtaaatgataatgatgataatgttaATAGACGTAAATGTGATTTATGTCATAAAATGGGACATTATACTTCTAAATACCCTAATAAAAGGAATAGCTAATTTATATACTATAGcgattttaattgtattttataatatgtaatattttaataaagtattgtaCGATATCACATGTAATAGATCACATGATCATATATAAGCgatgaataatattttccGCATACGCGAtgatctaaaattaaaatcagctaaatgtacaaaaatcagtaataattattaggtttattaataatcatcaATTTGATTTTACTGATTTATTGCCAATTTTAGTGATCGATTTATTGATAAGTAGCAGGTATTACAGTGCAAATCACCTATAAAATTAGTTGCCAATTTTTTTGGTACTGATCGGCTAAGGTTAGACCAAATTTTATCCAACATTcagcaatttaaaattttgccaaaatGAACTATTCTAATCAGTGATTGTTATACACATTTTTAAACGATtcagttattattttattatatgtagtTTTACATTTAAATGGGTGTTATTTTACAtgtttttaaacatttttaaatggGTTAGTTTACAAAGGGTTCGTTATTCAATACTTTTTAGCATTAAACAACATATGGtgttattcaatatatttatacaccTACCCAAAACTTCctgatgaataataaaatttggaaaatatggtaaaactgacagaaaatttgaattattataatataatataataatataaaattatcgtATAaagtagtaaataaaataataaaatattatattatttatagcaATTTTTTATGCAATGTTACAAACTGATTTAACGTATTATTCTGTATTATCTTCACagattcatataattttacattaatcTGTGTTGACATAGAACAATGTACTGTTTTACATGCATTTAATTTACTGATGtagttataatattattacaaaatatattgatttaatattgcttaaattttagaagaattcagtaaaattatcactttaatatttataaagtaatattttatgatattattttatattatattgatattgtatttattttatattttttttaaaaaaaattattattaatataataatatcaaaatgatattgatttaatattttatcaagtAATATCTTTAGtatgatatcattttgatatattaaattattttttttttgctgcagcacatataattctttattaagattttGAAGAGACAAGTTTTAATACAATACATATTGAACAGGTCAAAAATCCTAATTAAATACTAGGAACTAAAGTCTATTAATCAGTTGGATCTGCCTATTAGGTGATTGTTGGTACTTCACTTGGGTTTAATCACATCCAACCTTTAAATGTAAGTTGAGCTTGCTTTTACTTTCTGACTGAAttaaaaatcctaaaaaaaaaaaaaaattcttaaattaaataatatatttattttatatatctattattagatttatgaaattataaatgtaatttcaaagaatttaataaatgatttattataaatggaataatatcaaatggaataatatcaaatgaacttaataaaaattacaaaaatgttttcaaatttacaataattacttaatatactagaattcaatttaaaattaaaatcattatattgcAACTCTATTTGATTTCTTatgaattagaaatttttaacataattacaaataaaagtaaatttagagattattggaaaataaatacaaattttaaaaataagctgTAAAGGGTGATTGCTTAATAAATCAGAGTTATcaaagtatattatataatgaattatgaaaattactaaattattaaacctTATTCTCTACGTAAATTATCCAGCCTTGCCTGCAAGGCTGCATCATTACTAGATTCCATTTCCTCAGCTTgtagaattttttctttttgtgatACTCTTTCAATTGAATTTGGAGTATCTACCagctaatattttaaaataaaatattgagtATAGAATAATGAAATAACTCCTTGGAAATAAACTTTGCAACGTACCGATTGATCCAAACTAATACCAATCTCATCCAGAACCTGATTCACAATCTCATCGCTTTCTTCTTCATCATTCTCTTCTGCCATGGTGTCATCAATAACATCATTCATCATATCTTCTTTCATATCCATAATCTCAGATTCTTTCTCAAATTCTGACATAATTTTTTGCATTGCTGGTAGATTCATTTGTCGATTCATAGATTTCATAGcctaatgtattttttaaaaatatgattggTAAAATTACCTAAGAAAATTTCCTTTCGTACAACTTACCTTTGTTGCTCCTTTCATAGCTTCAGACATTTGTTGGTTAGATCTTAGAGTCTGTAAATAAcaagatatttataaatattgtaataaataattttacaaatttattggAATAATTAAGTACTTGAATTCGCAATGAAACAGCTTGAAGTTGAGTTTTCATTGCTTGAAACTTTTGAGAGTATCGTCGAGTTCTAACAAGATCTTTAGCCATAATTTTACATGCGCTCTATTTGTAAAAAACTATTTAGTAATTCGCtttataatataacaataatatgaTGAAATTGTTCATTAATTTCCTAAAATTTGGAGTTGAATTCGAAATTCTGCCGGTAACATACCATTTGGTTTGCCTTGGCTGCTTTTTTTATATCCgctatcaattttttttcggatGCGTCAAGTTTTGTCTTTTCACGATCCATTTCACGCTGCGCTTTTTGAAGAGAACGTTGATGTTGCCGCAGCATTTCAGCCGGAGTCTTTTGACGACCAAACAACATTTCCTAATAAAAGAAACATATTCAAGTGAATATACGTTTCAAGAATTCATTCTTATGTTTCAGAGAAAATAAATACAAGAGTAAACCTTTACTATACCATCATTTTGAGCGTTGTTTTTATTTTCGTGTGAAAAATAGATATGTATTTGGTGGGGTTGACCTTTGAGTATTTATATCAGGAAAGGTTGCGTTATACATACATTTCAAGATAATCTTACTATGCGAGGAAAGTCTTGTgaccaaaatttttatcttttttaaaaaaacatgcCTTCTTGTAAAGAGTTGCGCCAAGAACTTGTTAATTGTATGCTTAAATCTGACTGTGTTCTTATAAAACGGCATACTGTCAAAGGTGAAATATCGTTCATAATagaatacaatataaaaataatgcgTTCAGGTcctaaaaaaatgtttcgatTTTTCTTACTTCGAGTTTTTTTCCCTTAAGAATGTTTACAGCCAGAACATGCCGAAGATGTTCCCAAAGAATGTCAAAGCATCCGAAAGAGTCTCTTTGAATGCCGAAGGGGTCTGGTATGTTAATTTTTcgaattactttatttttctatcaatataatatatttacccGTAATTACTTTAGCTTGATATGCGGACGCGTTTTCGAGGCAATAAAACATAAACACATTCAAGCGGAGTTTATGCGATAgtatctttatataaattcaaagCATTGACATTTTTCTACCAACTTTCTTTTGAGTTTAACGAGTAACAAAATTTGCAACATCAAAATATGGTCTTGATTGTAAATTTCGACACAAAACGGATAGCAGCAAGTTACACTTTatgaaagtaaataatttaataaatacaaaaattcaaTTACAGTATAAGGTTAGTTTTCACTTagaataaaaagatttattgaatCTTAAACCCTCATTCCTCACTTAAGTTCCAAAGTAAGTTTCATACTTAAATTAACACGAGAATTAAAAACTATAGATGATTAAATGAAACAATTATGTTGTCTAACAGATAAAGAAAGGacataaacttttaatttattgctCGACTATAACATATCAGCTGATCTTCGGACTATACGTTGGACTTTCTTCTTGAATGCCGGATAATCTTCACGCCAGTCTTTCTGTAAacgaaagataaaataaaagaattagtTATTATCATAAATAGAACGTCAAACatctaaataaattcttaCGGCAGCTTCGATATTTGCGGGAGATTCATCATTAGGTGTTGAAAGCATCGAGATAACACTCAACAAAATGGTCTCAACTGTATGCACTGGCATCCATCTTTCACCTGCATCCTCGTAGCCATATTTATCTTCACCAGGAGGGTGCTAATAAAGGAATAAGATTATCCCAAGCATATATTGAATATacgataaaaaagaaaggatttaatatatttcttaccAAGATTGAAATACAAACTTCGCCATCAGGGTAAACTACggtgataaaattaattattattaatatgcaCGTagtaaattattgttaaacaATCGATTGTTCAAATACCATTCGGGTGCCACATTTCAGATATGAATCTCAGCTTTGGAGGCATCAATGGATAATCCTAATTTAAACAATGAATATCATCggtacatataatttattgtttaatttatcaaGAAATTTACAGCTATATCAAAGAATTCATCTGATCTGTTATTACTTGCCTTTGGAAACGTCATCCTTGCTTTGAAAAACCCACCTTCACTATTTAGGTTGAATCATTAGGATATTAATATCATTCAAATTAGCAATATGATTCggatataaaattatcatcattttgttCACTTACTATAAAGTATCTGGTGGGCCAATAATCATAATCTCccactttaataataaaattatcagacAATGCTAAAATATGTAGCTAACACAGAACTAAAATCTTTAGAATCTCATACCTTTACaaggaaaatttaaaattagctcaactatttttttttttttttaaaaaaaaaaataatagaaaacaaataaaacaaaatggCAACTTTTATACCTCATAAATGTTATCGTTGTCAACAAGTCCTGCCGAAAACCCTTCTACGGGATGTTTTGATAGTTCTGATTCATTAAACAGATAGGAGATAggaagaataaataaatagtctGTGATTGACTTTAAAGAACTATTCATAACGATTACCTTTAAGTTGCTTTTGAAGAAGGAGAGCGGATTGTAGAGTAGTTGCTGGAGACGCCATAACCGTTATAATCGTTAAAAGAGCTTGAATCTTGGATTGTTAATTTTGAGTGATTAAAAAATAGCAGGACTCCGAGTCGCGAGCAATTGTCATTGATCGGACTTGAATGAGAGTTCCGACAATAAAACCCTAGTAGATTGAGCAGCCAAATCAGGCTAGATCCAACGTTTGTGCAAATCATAACtacataaatttttcttaagtTGATCTCTCTCTATTTTCGTAGTTTATTTACTATGGCTTACATTAAAACAATTGGGGATTTAGCCGCGTTCAATAAGCTTATTGCATCGCCAAAATTGGTAGATATATACGTTTATAATAGTTAATTACGCGCTTgtactattttttaattcttgcATGTTAATTATAGACAGTTGTTGATTATCATGCGACATGGTGTGGTCCATGTCAAACGATCGCGCCAGTTTTTCAACAATTGAGTACGCAATTTAAGCATGTAAACTTTGCAAAggtaagtatatatatttgaattcaATTAGCACATTGAAATCCATGCTTAATACTCTTTTTAGGTCGATGTTGATCATGTTAAAGAAGTCGCGACCAAGGAGGGTGTTACTTCAATGTAATTTCagcttttttttacaaaaatttccTGGTCGATTTGAttcatattgtaaatttttatatttttttttttttctgttaatGGCTGTAGGCCaactttcaaattttacaaaaatggaaATGAAATTGCGAAATTAACTGGCGCTAACCCTGGCGGACTCAAAAACTTGATCGAACAACATGCTGGTACTCCTGAAGAGGGTGGATCAGGCTCTTTGAATGTTCAAGGTCATGTAAGTGAACGTTATATATTGCTTTTCcacatttcctttttttttcaatttatttaatacaattttgtGGTTATGAATTTCAGACGGATATCAACGAATTTATTACACTGAAACAAGTTGATTGTCTTAatcaacaagaaaaaaataatgttagaAATATCTTTGATAAAAATGACATGTATTTGGAGTCCGATGTTGATGAACAACTTTTGATCTCTATTCCTTTTAATCAAGCCGTAAAGATTCATTCAATAAAACTCGTTCCAAGAGACAtgggtaaataattattttatttttaagtttctAATGAATCTGGATGTGAAAATTTAGAATACTCATTATCTTTATTGCTTTTTAAGAACATGCCCCAAAGACAATCAAGATTTACGCCAACAGATTAAACATTGGATTTGACGAAACAGATTCAATCGAAGAGACGCAAAGCATCAATTTGACTAAAACGGATTATGagaaaaatgatattattccTTTGAGATTTGTTAAGTTCCAAAGTATCACAAATATTGCTGTAGGTTtaatttgaacaattattatatatctatattatttcttatatctGACCcgcattttttattagttatttgtAATGGATAATTTAGAGGATGAAGAGACAACCATTATCAAGGAATTGCGTTTCATTGGGTAATAagtttttccttttctttttattaatgcaatttccttcaataatatttttcttatgatTCTTACTTTGTGTGTAGATCTCCGGTGGAGACAACCAATATGgaacaattgaaaaaaatagaacaatAAATGATTGTATAAGACTTTATTTAACGGTGTAAACCGTTTTTATTTTACCTCAACTTTTCATTGTTTCTGAATATGATCAAATCTTACCTTACTATacaattaaaatgttttaatttatcatgtattatgtattataaagATGGATTAATAAAGTATCGATCTGTCTACAAAAAAGTAGTTAGAGGTTCTCTTTATGTGAGTACGAAAAGGCGTCTATACAGATTGTTATTACTCCAATTACTATTtcaaaagctaaaaaaaaggacaaattaattaaacttagtcagaaatctaaatttatatatattatatatttaccaATTAGGACAATGACAATCCATTCAAGTTGTTCACCTGTAattcagaaaatattttataataatagtatagCATATAATATGATGgaagccaaaaaaaaaattacaaaccGTGAGAACTTGTCAAATGCTCTTTAAGCATATCTAAAAGGTCACCTgcaaagtaatattattaaatatttaaattggaTTATTTATAAGCTTAACATTTGATAATGAACATACTTATTACGGCAACTCTTTGATTTAATAGTTCTACACGCTGCGAAATCTCAAGATAGCCtttgaaaaatcaaattagTAACTAAGTAAtacaaaatatgtaataaaagacTTAAGGTTTCTTACCTCTTATTGCTGCATATAAAGGTTCATAAGAGGGTTCCGACCAAAATATTTCGGGAGTatctaaaatattactaaCCAAATTTACGTTGATTCTCATAATGAACAGCTGTAGTGATCATAACAAAGCATGTCTCAGTGAAgtttaacaattaaaatttaattacagtaaaagctgaaaaaaaaatacctgtCCAATTTTCTTAGTAATTGCCGATCTAAAGAAGAAATACTACTTTAGAATTCGTTTAACTAGAAATAAACCGATATTATAATCACAGACCTGGACATTTGAACTTTTCCTGTTTCTGCCATGGTTTGTGGAATATGTTTAGTTACTTCAATTGTTTCTTCAATTAATCCTTCAAATAATGTCATTTTCACAGATTGTGCAATAGCATGAGATATTGTAAGTTTGATCATGTAATTGCCAGAATTTTTAAGAGTTATCACATCATTATAAATTCTGAGATGTTCTCgttgaattaattaaagaacaaTATTGCAATGTTAAACAAaacataatattacaaaaatcacCTTGGTTGATACGATGCAGCGTAATTATAGCGAAATTCCTCTGTTTCAACATCATCAGAagctacaaaatttaaataattaaaatttgctGTACACTActtaattaatagaaaaaatataattccaACCCAATTTTTCATCTTCAAATGGAACAAGTTCGTacaataaattcttttcttcatcttctttCATGCCCCATATAACTACAACACCATATTCAAAGAGAAAAACTTCAGAAATATGCTCTTGCGGAAAGGGTAAAAGTGCCGGATCATCAAGACCCAAAAGATCAGCCGTTGATGGTGGCTCATGTATCTTGAAGGTAAATGGTGTAtagatactaaaaaaattaaatggcGTGAATCTTAGAATCTGTTGaatagatttattatgataCATATCTTACCATTCATCAACACGTATGGGCGCAGTcccattttttgatttacgaCCTTGAAGATTTTTGAATAGCTCATCTAACCGATAAGCTCTAAATATGgaatattataatcatattGGATAAActgaatttaatgaatttgaaaatttttt of Rhizophagus irregularis chromosome 32, complete sequence contains these proteins:
- a CDS encoding Ubiquitin-conjugating enzyme E2 15 variant 3 — translated: MASPATTLQSALLLQKQLKELSKHPVEGFSAGLVDNDNIYEWEIMIIGPPDTLYEGGFFKARMTFPKDYPLMPPKLRFISEMWHPNVYPDGEHPPGEDKYGYEDAGERWMPVHTVETILLSVISMLSTPNDESPANIEAAKDWREDYPAFKKKVQRIVRRSADML
- a CDS encoding Ubiquitin-conjugating enzyme E2 15, which produces MIIGPPDTLYEGGFFKARMTFPKDYPLMPPKLRFISEMWHPNVYPDGEVCISILHPPGEDKYGYEDAGERWMPVHTVETILLSVISMLSTPNDESPANIEAAKDWREDYPAFKKKVQRIVRRSADML
- a CDS encoding Ubiquitin-conjugating enzyme E2 15 variant 2, translating into MASPATTLQSALLLQKQLKELSKHPVEGFSAGLVDNDNIYEWEIMIIGPPDTLYEGGFFKARMTFPKDYPLMPPKLRFISEMWHPNVYPDGEVCISILVRNILNPFFFIVYSIYAWDNLIPLLAPSW